The genomic DNA TTGGGAAACAGCATTGCCTGCGAAGGacaataaaatgaggtgtgcCTGAACACATTTCAGCAGTGCCACTAAATGTGTGATTTAAATACGTTGAAAGCACACCAGATAACTCATACAAAGATAAGTgagttagaattttaaaatgacaataactAAAGCTATCCTGGGTAATCTATACAGAAAGAACTAATTAATAATTGCAGGAAAATGTTACCAGAAAACAAAAGCTCAGTTTGCTTTTTGGTACTTAAGGAGTCCATGAGAAATTCAAAGTCTGGAATATCTCAGCCTACTTTGACGATCATGTCAAGTCCTTGGTAGGGCACCTTGAATGATGGCCCCATCAGGACCTCACACACTGTGAGAGATTATCTTAGTGAAAATCAAGATGTTCTAACTAGTGAGGGCAGAATAGATTCCAGCTACACAAACACATCAATTATGCACTATAATAATGTACGTAACTAAAGAAGTAGCCACCAGGCCCACTTACAAAAGGTACAAAACAGTAGAAAAGGTTTGTagtattgaaatgtatttttaataaatcatatTATTCTAGAAACaagttgtatttcttaaaaagaataagtCCCTGGGCAATGGCATGTATCTAACTTATCTCTCATATGTGACACTCACAAGTGGAATGCCAAACTACACATAACTCCTATAGTAAAAGGAAGATAACATCTAAATATCCCTGTAGGTCTTATGATGTATTTCTGGTTATcctgattatatttatttacattgtaaaaaaaaaaataaaaaaaaaaaacactttatattcCATTATGAACATGCCTATCATTTATAGTTGaatattttctccaatattttcCTAACAATCTGGAACATCTGGAACATAATTTCCCTTACAATAATTCTTAAATTATCttccaaattaaaataacagtgaaGGGAACCTTTCTACTGAGGCTTTACCCCTTTTGACACATTCATAGATCTtcattcataatatatttttttaaatagaagtttgTCTTTCCTAGATGAAGAATTTCCCTAATTTATAGCATGATTTCTCCAAGGTATGATTTTCTGATACCTAAAGAGTGTGCAATTTTGATAATTCTGCCATTCATTGCCTTTACACATTCTCTCAGTAAAATCCTAtggtttaaaattaatttcaaaggaGTGTGCTCCATATTCACTTGCTTTATGAAACTTCCTCTTTGCAAATTTTATCacagtaaaaaaataactttccaaaaTTCACTTCATTGATATGGCTCCTCACCTGTACAAACTTTAACAAAGGATGACCTACCGGGCTCACTGAATTCATGACATTCCGTGTgcatttactgtttttattttatatgcaaaAAGCAGCTTTCTGTGGGTGCCCTGCCACATGCTGTGCGTTCATAAGGTTTCTATTCAGTATTAGTTTTCTGGTGTACAATGAGATTATTTCAGTTACAGAGTTTCTCTTCTGTATGAATTTGCTGGAGTTTCCTATGAGTTGACTTTTGGAAGAAAGTTTCTTACATTTAATTCATCAATGTGTTTTTCATCTGCATGAGTTCTCTGATGCATAATGAGCTGCGACTTCCAAcaaaaggctttcccacattcagtGCATTTAcagggtttctctcctgtatgagtCCTCCGGTGTGCACTGAGAATTGACTTCTGAGAGAAGGTTTTTCCACATTCACTGCATCCATAGGGTTTCTCCCCTGAATGAGTTCTCTGATGTACAATGAGCTGAGATTTCCTAATGAAGGCTTTCTCACATTCACTGcactcatagggtttctctcTTGTGTGCATTCTCTGATGTACCATGAGCCGTAATTTTCCACTGAAGGATTTCTCACACTGACTGCATTTATAAGGGCTTTCCCCTGCGTGAGTTCGCTCATGTACAATGAGTAGTGACTTCCAAatgaaggccttcccacattgGCTACATTCATGTGGTTTCTCTCCTGAATGAGTTCTCATGTGTATAATGAGGTAGGACTTGCtactaaaggctttcccacagtcACTGCACCCATAAGGTTTTTCCCCTGCATGAGTTCTCTGATGAGAAATGAGCTGATCTTTCCTATTAAAAGCTTTTCCACATTCACTGCATTCATAGggattttctcctgtgtgaattcTCTGGTGTACAATGAGCTGTGAATTGaaactgaaggctttcccacagtcACCGCATTCATGtggcttctctcctgtgtgagtcCTCATGTGTATAATGAGGTAGGACTTGCTCCTGAAGGCTTTGCCACATTCGCTGCATCCGTAGGGCTTCACTCCTGTGTGACTTCTCTGATGCACAATGAGCTGGGACTTCaaactgaaggctttcccacactgaTTACATCCATAGGGCTTTACCCCAGTGTGAACCCCCTGGTGTACAATGAGCTGCGACTTGAAAGTAAAGGCTTTTCCACACTCACTACAACTGTAGGGTTTCTCCCCCGTATGGGTCCTCTGATGCACCATAAGGTTCGACTTGGTGTTAAAGGCTTTGCTACATTCGCTGCATTCAAAGGGTTTCTCGCCTGTATGAGTTCTCTGATGTATAATGAGCTGTGACTTTAAGCCAAAAGTTTTCCCACAGTCACTGCATTCATAGGGCTTCTCCCCAGCATGGGTTCTCTGGTGTGAAATGAGCTGGTATTTCCggctgaaggctttcccacactcatGGCATTCATATGGACTCTCTCCTGTGTGAATCCGCTGATGTATAACGAGTTGTGAATTGaaactgaaggctttcccacagtcACCGCATTCGTGgagtttctctcctgtgtgagtcCTCATGTGTATAATGAGGTAGGACTTGCTCCTGAAGGCTTTGCCACATTCGCTGCATACAAAAGGTTTCGTTCCTGTGTGACTTCTCTGATGCACAATGAGCTGGGACTTCaaactgaaggctttcccacactgaACGCACCCATAGGGCTTTACCCCTGTGTGAACCCCCTGATGTACAATGAGCTGCGACTTGAAAGTAAAGGCTTTTCCACACTCAGTACAACCATACGGCTTCTCCCCTGTATGGGTTCTCTGATGCACCATAAGGTTTGACTTTGTATTAAAGGCTTTCTGACATTCACTGCATTCAAAGGGTTTCTCGCCTGTATGAGTTCTTTGATGTATAATGAGCTGTGACTTCAAACCAAAAGCCTTACCACATTCATTACAACCATAGGGTTTCTGCCCTGAATGAGTTCTCTGGTGTGAAACGAGCTGGTCTTTTCTACTGAATACTTTCCCACATTCACAGCATTCATAGGGATTCTCACCTGTGTGAATTCTTTGATGTATAACGAGTTGTGAATTGaaactgaaggctttcccacattcactgcattcatggagtttctctcctgtgtgagttctctgatgGACAGTGAGGTAGGATTTGCTGCTAAAGTCCTTCCCACATCCCTTACATTTGTAGGGTTTCTCTTCTGCGTGAGTTCGCTGATGCACTGCAAGGTATGACTTGCTGCTGAAGGCCTTCCCACAAAAAGCACATTCAAAGGGTTTTCCACCCATATACACCTGTTGGCATATGAGAGGTGACTTCTTGTTGACAGTTTTACCAGATTCATTACTTTCACAGTATTTTATTCCAGTAACAGTTTGCTCGTGTTTAGAATGATGGAATGGTTCCCTGTATGCATGAAACTCATTAGGATTCTTTCCAGCAAAACCACTATTGAAgtctatattatatttaaaactcATTCCATGAGTGATGTATTTATGAAGCTTTTGTCCTGAAGAATCATAATTTGTACTAAGAAGACATAGTTTTCCAAATGCAGTACATTCATAGTTTTTTGCCAAACTTTCCAGCTTGCCTTGATTTTCCTGATGCCAGTCCATATGATCATCAATTTCCAGGACTTTttctagaaatgagaaaatagttacatgttaaaaataataacacgATCCTGGCAGAACATAAAATCATCTTAAAAATGCCATGTCGTGAGATTATACTTTTAGTTTCATATATCGGAtctgaatataaataaaacctcAAGTATAAACGTAATGAAACTCCTGGCCATTGGGGAgaacaatcaaaactaaaaatgaaggggcacctgggtggctcagtcggttaaatgtccaacttcagttcacatcatgatctcatggctcctgagtttgagcctcgccttgggctctgtgctaacagctcagagcctggagcctgcttcggattctgtgtctccctccctctctctctccgcccctcccccactctcactctgtctctgtctcaaaaataaataaaaataa from Prionailurus viverrinus isolate Anna chromosome D3, UM_Priviv_1.0, whole genome shotgun sequence includes the following:
- the ZNF268 gene encoding zinc finger protein 268 isoform X2 — its product is MVPPLQEQESSCNRIREFRDQESILGPGAPRQRPRNHRTEQVLEWLFISHEQPKPTQSRGPLSFVDVSVDFTWEEWRLLDPAQKHLYRSVMLENYSHLVSLGYQDTKPDIIFKLEQGEELWMLQAQMPSQGHPEKVLEIDDHMDWHQENQGKLESLAKNYECTAFGKLCLLSTNYDSSGQKLHKYITHGMSFKYNIDFNSGFAGKNPNEFHAYREPFHHSKHEQTVTGIKYCESNESGKTVNKKSPLICQQVYMGGKPFECAFCGKAFSSKSYLAVHQRTHAEEKPYKCKGCGKDFSSKSYLTVHQRTHTGEKLHECSECGKAFSFNSQLVIHQRIHTGENPYECCECGKVFSRKDQLVSHQRTHSGQKPYGCNECGKAFGLKSQLIIHQRTHTGEKPFECSECQKAFNTKSNLMVHQRTHTGEKPYGCTECGKAFTFKSQLIVHQGVHTGVKPYGCVQCGKAFSLKSQLIVHQRSHTGTKPFVCSECGKAFRSKSYLIIHMRTHTGEKLHECGDCGKAFSFNSQLVIHQRIHTGESPYECHECGKAFSRKYQLISHQRTHAGEKPYECSDCGKTFGLKSQLIIHQRTHTGEKPFECSECSKAFNTKSNLMVHQRTHTGEKPYSCSECGKAFTFKSQLIVHQGVHTGVKPYGCNQCGKAFSLKSQLIVHQRSHTGVKPYGCSECGKAFRSKSYLIIHMRTHTGEKPHECGDCGKAFSFNSQLIVHQRIHTGENPYECSECGKAFNRKDQLISHQRTHAGEKPYGCSDCGKAFSSKSYLIIHMRTHSGEKPHECSQCGKAFIWKSLLIVHERTHAGESPYKCSQCEKSFSGKLRLMVHQRMHTREKPYECSECEKAFIRKSQLIVHQRTHSGEKPYGCSECGKTFSQKSILSAHRRTHTGEKPCKCTECGKAFCWKSQLIMHQRTHADEKHIDELNVRNFLPKVNS
- the ZNF268 gene encoding zinc finger protein 268 isoform X1; this translates as MATRVRTAAIWVPPLQEQESSCNRIREFRDQESILGPGAPRQRPRNHRTEQVLEWLFISHEQPKPTQSRGPLSFVDVSVDFTWEEWRLLDPAQKHLYRSVMLENYSHLVSLGYQDTKPDIIFKLEQGEELWMLQAQMPSQGHPEKVLEIDDHMDWHQENQGKLESLAKNYECTAFGKLCLLSTNYDSSGQKLHKYITHGMSFKYNIDFNSGFAGKNPNEFHAYREPFHHSKHEQTVTGIKYCESNESGKTVNKKSPLICQQVYMGGKPFECAFCGKAFSSKSYLAVHQRTHAEEKPYKCKGCGKDFSSKSYLTVHQRTHTGEKLHECSECGKAFSFNSQLVIHQRIHTGENPYECCECGKVFSRKDQLVSHQRTHSGQKPYGCNECGKAFGLKSQLIIHQRTHTGEKPFECSECQKAFNTKSNLMVHQRTHTGEKPYGCTECGKAFTFKSQLIVHQGVHTGVKPYGCVQCGKAFSLKSQLIVHQRSHTGTKPFVCSECGKAFRSKSYLIIHMRTHTGEKLHECGDCGKAFSFNSQLVIHQRIHTGESPYECHECGKAFSRKYQLISHQRTHAGEKPYECSDCGKTFGLKSQLIIHQRTHTGEKPFECSECSKAFNTKSNLMVHQRTHTGEKPYSCSECGKAFTFKSQLIVHQGVHTGVKPYGCNQCGKAFSLKSQLIVHQRSHTGVKPYGCSECGKAFRSKSYLIIHMRTHTGEKPHECGDCGKAFSFNSQLIVHQRIHTGENPYECSECGKAFNRKDQLISHQRTHAGEKPYGCSDCGKAFSSKSYLIIHMRTHSGEKPHECSQCGKAFIWKSLLIVHERTHAGESPYKCSQCEKSFSGKLRLMVHQRMHTREKPYECSECEKAFIRKSQLIVHQRTHSGEKPYGCSECGKTFSQKSILSAHRRTHTGEKPCKCTECGKAFCWKSQLIMHQRTHADEKHIDELNVRNFLPKVNS